Part of the Nostoc sp. ATCC 53789 genome, TAGGCGTTACAAAGATAAAGCCTCATTATTATCTATTTATTGCCTTCATGTCTTTGTACTGAAAACATAATTTTGGTATCACAAAGATATGAAGGTATTATTTAGAGTATCTTCTTAAATAGGAATCTGTTTTGATGTTTGTTCGTGCAACGTGGCGTAGACGTACTTATTTGCGTGGGTAGGCAATAGCCAATAGGAAAGAAGGCTTTTTTAGTTGTACGGAGTTTTTTTTAAATAAAATATGAGTCCTATAGACTTTACAAGCGATAAGTTACATTGATAGACTTCTCATAATTTTTGCAAATATAACGCTGATAGTCACCATTGAGAATCAGTTATTGGCATCCCCCCAACGAGAGATGTTAATCTGATGCGGTTTTAAGTTGCATAGTTTCAATTGCTAAAAAGAGGCAAAGACGTAATTTGAATGATGATTAGCTTAGATAAATTCTTGAGAAATGAAGCAACTAACATCATTGTTTAGCGAAAAACTATTACGATCGCCTATGGCGGGTGGTATACCATTGCACTCTTAGAAAATTACCAAACACTTGCGATGTCTACAACAGGCGACATTTAGACAATATATACAACACAAATAATTGTTTTTTTAATGAAATAGGTACTAAGTAATTGCTTTATGTAGATTTAATATGATAATCTAGCCTACGCTTGATTTTAATAAACATCTATGCGTCGTCAACAAAGCTCTTTCTGAAAAGATAAGTGAATTAATGCGTAAAAACTAGTGTATTTTGATAATACTCAAAAAAAGAACGAATTTTAACATCATCTCATAAGTTTTGTAGGTACAGCATGATTGTTCAGCGCTGCTTCGTTGCATCTGGTTTGATAGCTTTCTTCGCATTTGGTTGTAATGGTGGGGCAAACTCATCAATAGAAAATACTACACAAGTTGTCCAAGAAAGTAATGTAACCCAGCTTTTCATAGAAGCGAAGGCTACCCAAAAAGCAGAAGACTTTTTTCATCAAGGTAATAATTTATTAGATGGACAACGTTATGAAGATGCAATAAAGGTATACGATAAAGCGATCGCCATCAAAGTTGAGAGTCCTGAAGCTTGGATTAACCGTGGCATAGCTTTAACATCGTTGCAACGCTACCAAGATGCTCTTGCATCCTATGATCGAGCGATCGCGATCAAACCCGATAAATATGAAGCCTGGTATAATCGTGGCATAGCTTTGACATCGTTGCAGCGCTACAAAGATGCGATCGCATCTTACGACAAAGCGATCGCTATCCAACCCAACAAATATCAAGCCTTAATTAACCGAGGCATAGCTCTGACAAAGCTACACCGCTACAAGGATGCGATCGCATCTTATGATAGAGCGATCGCCATCAAGCAAGATTTGCACCAAGCATATTACAATAAAGCTTGCTCTTATGCTTTACAAAGCAATCTAGAATTAGCAATTGAAAACCTAGACAAAGCAATCAAGCTTGTTCCTGATAAATACAAGAAATTAGCAAAAACTGACCCAGACTTTAGCAAAGTGCGTAGTGAAAAGCAGTTTCAGGAATTAGTGCAATAGTATTTTATCACTACCACTCAGTGTAGAATATAAGCCTGCTTTAGCAAGATTTTTTCTTGAGCGGTTTACGGTTAGACATGAAAAAATTGTTAATCACCGGGGCAAGTGGTTTTTTAGGATGGCATCTTTGCCAGCTTGCAAAACCAGAATGGGAGATTTATGGCACTTATTTATCCCATCCTTTAGAGATTCCTGGCATTAAAACATTAAAAGCGAACTTAACAAATTTTCAGGAATTGAAACGCATATTTAATGATGTCAAACCAGAAGCAGTTATTCATACTGCTGCACATTCGCAACCAAATTTTTGTCAAACAAACCCCAAAGAATCGCACGCAATTAACGTCATCGCATCCTGCAATATTGCCGGACTTTGCGCGGATAATTCTATTCCTTGTGCTTTTACCTCAACTGACTTAGTTTTTGATGGCTTAAATGCTCCCTATCAAGAAATAGATGCCGTGTGTCCTGTCAATCTTTACGGTGAGCAAAAAGCTATAGCTGAAGCAGATATGCTAGAAAGGTATCCCATGACCGCAGTGTGTCGAATGCCGTTAATGTTTGGTGCAGAAACACCTACAGCAAAAAGCTTTATTCAGCCATTCATTCAAACTTTACAAGCAGAAGAAGAATTAAGTTTATTTATAGATGAATTTCGCACACCAGTGAGTGGAACAACTGCCGCTAAAGGACTTTTATTAGCATTAGAAAAAGTTAACGGTATCATTCACTTAGGTGGAAAAGAGCGGATTTCGCGTTATGATTTTGGACAGATATTATTGGAAGTATTTCAACTTCCTAGCACTGGTCTTAAATCCTGCCGACAACAAGATGTGAAAATGGCAGCACCTAGACCAGCAGATGTTTCTTTGGATAGTTCCAAAGCATTTGCATTGGGGTATCAGCCATTATCTGTAAGGGAAGAATTGCAGGAATTAATCAATAGTCAATAATCAGATTGTATTTTTTGTGTACCTAACCAGTGACGGAAGCTGGAATGATAGAGACTATAATGGATTGCTCCATCAATTTGTTCTTGGTGTAAGAATTCAAGCCAACTTTCTAGAACTTCTTCAACTTCGTATTCATCTGTATTGATTATATTAGCTATAGCATCTACAGATATTGCTTGTTCTTGCTGTATTAAGACATTTAACACATCTGTGCTATATTCCGTCCCTTCTTCGGATGGAAACATTTTGTGTAAATGCTGCTGATAATATGTTTCTAAACCAGGTGGGAGTTGATTGGACTCGAAAGATTCTGGGTAGAAATTGTCTGCCATCGCACCTATGATCTGGCTAACATACATAAAATTATTTTCGCTCAAACTGGTGAGGCGATCGCTAAATTCTTCCTCATTAATCTGGTGATTACTCAGCCAAGATTTAAGATTCCCCCTAACCCCCATTAACAAGGGCGAAATATTGCCCCCCTTCTCAAGGGGGGTTGGGGGGATCTCTTGAGGAGTTAGGCAATTTTGAATATATGCTTGAATATCCCGCCGACTTTCTTTTGGATAATCTGCCAAATCCAGACTTTGCGACGGCGTTTCAATTAATAAACCCGACTTCTCCCGCAAGAAAGGTCTGCGAGTGAGGAGGAAATAGACCTTATCCGGGAGATAGCGGGGGAGATAAAACAGATTTGTACTAGGTGGTTGACTATTGCGGTCAATGCAATTCAACCCATCAATGGCAATTATCAGTTTTTGATGAGGTTCTAACTCATCGCTGATTTGCTGGAGAAGACTAGAGAAAAACCAACTTCCCTCTGTGACGTTATCAGGGAGAGAGGTGTAATTAAGCGAGTATTGATTAATGAGTTGCGTGCAGATATTTATGAGAAATTCGTCAGCACGATTTTTACCCTCAAGTTCGGCATTGTAATAAATAACTTGAGGATTGTTTGTCACATATTTGGCGAGAATGGCACTTTTACCGCTACCGGGTGCGCCAATGATAGTGAAGTAACCGTGGTTATGGCGGTGGAGAAAGTTGTTAATAGCCGTGAAGACAAATTCACGACCGACAAAGTTTTGGCTTTTTTCTTGAATGATTTGCTCAAACTCCCTTGGATGTCCTCTGGAATTGATTGCAGTGGTTGGTTTGGGTGGTGAGTTCATAATTTTGGAGAATCATTAAAAAATGAGGCAACACTAGAGGTAACTATTGAAGTCTGGTTAGTAGATATTAACGAGCAAATTGTCGAAGTTTATCAACAACCAACAGCCGCAAGATATCAGCTTATGCAAAAGTTCGCTAGCAGTCAAACTTTATCAATTAAAGCTTTCCCGGATGTGAATATTACCGTCAATGAAATCCTTGGCAGATAAAATTACTCTCCCTTGATTCCTCTCTCATCCCTTCAAGGCGCAAAAAATGCACCCTACCTGAAGAATCTCCTGCCACAATTGTCATGCAATCGGGTGCAACTGCACAGCAATCAATGGAACCTTCCCCTGCGAAGGTGGCAATGACCTCCCCTGTTGCCAGATTCCAGACTTTCAGGGTGTTGTCATAAGAGGCAGAAATCACCTGTTGCCCATTGGGGGTGACGGCGACGGCATTTACATAGGAACTATGACCATTAAGGGTGAATTGTTCCTCCCCTGTTGCCAGATTCCAGACTTTCAGGGTGTTGTCAATTGAGGCAGAAATCACCTGTTGCCCATTAGGGGTGACGGCGACGGCATTTACCCAGTGACTATGACCATTGAGGGTGAATTGTTCCTCCCCTGTTGCCAGATTCCAGACTTTCAGGGTGTTGTCATAAGAGGCAGAAATCACCTGTTGCCCATTGGGGGTGACGGCGACGGCTTTTACCCAGTCACTATGACCTTTGAGGGTGAATATTTTTCTTCTGGTGATCAGATTCCTAATAAAAGTAAAAAATCCTTCTTTGCCTGTTGCCAGATTCCAGACTTTCAGGGTCTTGTCATCGGAGGCAGAAATCACCTGTTGCCCATTGGGGGTGACGGCGACGGCATTTACATAGGAACTATGACCATTGAGGGTGAATTGTTCCTCCCCTGTTGCCAGATTCCAGACTTTCAGGGTCTTGTCATCGGAGGCAGAAATCACCTGTTGCCCATTGGGGGTGACGGCGACGGCATTTACCGAGTGACTATGACCATTGAGGGTGAATTGTTCCTCCCCTGTTGCCAGATTCCAGACTTTCAGGGTCTTGTCATCGGAGGCAGAAATCACCTGTTGCCCATTGGGGGTGACGGCGACGGCATTTACATAGGAACTATGACCTTTGAGGGTGCGGAGTAAGCGTCCTCCTGGTGGAGTTAAACTAGGGGTTAAGGGACACAGCCAAGGGGTAGTTTTCTCTTGCTTTATTTGTGCCAATAATGCCTGAATTTCCTCTGGCATTTGCTGATTTAGTAACCTTCCGTGCAATTGACTCGCTAATTGTTGTTTATCTGTTACTAAAATATGTGCTGACAGTCTTAATGCCCCTTGAATCAATTTGAGACTTTTGACTTTTTCAGAGTTGTATTCTGGGTAATTTAATGTCTCTGCATGATCAATCAAATCATAGTCTTCAATTAGCGGCTGTACCCCAAACTCAGGATGGTTAATCTTGGCAGTAATGAAATCAAAATCAGTCAGAGTTTCGTAATACTGTTCTAATTTTACCGACTTCACTAAGCTTGGCGCTAAACTACCCAAGTAAGCACGTTGAAATGCAGGACTTTGTGCCGCTAACTTGTCAGCAAATTCTCCCATTTCACGCCATCTTCCCCATAAGGTAGTCTGCAATGCGTTGATTAACCTCTTCAAATAGCTTCCGTTTTGAATCCAAAACCCGTTTTGCTTTCAAAAAGTCTAAAAAACTAGCGTGATAGATGCTATGGCAAATTTCTCCTTTTATATCCTGCTGCTTCAAATACTCAACCCACTCATCTAAAATTGATTGCACATCATCTTCATCCTGTTTGGCAATATCTGCTATCATCTTCCAGGTAATTGGTGTGCCAATCTCAACTAAAATAAACAGGATAAATACTTTTACTTCTTGGGGCTTTGCATCCATTCCCATCCGTCCCCAATGGACTTGATAATAGTCCTGAAGACCATCGGGTAATTGCGTTAAACTCAGGTCATTATAGTCACCTTTAGCAATTACTGGCAAGACATAGCGCAGGTACATGAAATTATTTTCGCTCTTAGTTGCTACCTGCTCAATAAAAGTTTCATCAGCAATATTTTTCTTTCGAATCCAATTTCTCAAGCC contains:
- a CDS encoding tetratricopeptide repeat protein — encoded protein: MIVQRCFVASGLIAFFAFGCNGGANSSIENTTQVVQESNVTQLFIEAKATQKAEDFFHQGNNLLDGQRYEDAIKVYDKAIAIKVESPEAWINRGIALTSLQRYQDALASYDRAIAIKPDKYEAWYNRGIALTSLQRYKDAIASYDKAIAIQPNKYQALINRGIALTKLHRYKDAIASYDRAIAIKQDLHQAYYNKACSYALQSNLELAIENLDKAIKLVPDKYKKLAKTDPDFSKVRSEKQFQELVQ
- a CDS encoding NAD(P)-dependent oxidoreductase; translation: MKKLLITGASGFLGWHLCQLAKPEWEIYGTYLSHPLEIPGIKTLKANLTNFQELKRIFNDVKPEAVIHTAAHSQPNFCQTNPKESHAINVIASCNIAGLCADNSIPCAFTSTDLVFDGLNAPYQEIDAVCPVNLYGEQKAIAEADMLERYPMTAVCRMPLMFGAETPTAKSFIQPFIQTLQAEEELSLFIDEFRTPVSGTTAAKGLLLALEKVNGIIHLGGKERISRYDFGQILLEVFQLPSTGLKSCRQQDVKMAAPRPADVSLDSSKAFALGYQPLSVREELQELINSQ
- a CDS encoding ATP-binding protein produces the protein MNSPPKPTTAINSRGHPREFEQIIQEKSQNFVGREFVFTAINNFLHRHNHGYFTIIGAPGSGKSAILAKYVTNNPQVIYYNAELEGKNRADEFLINICTQLINQYSLNYTSLPDNVTEGSWFFSSLLQQISDELEPHQKLIIAIDGLNCIDRNSQPPSTNLFYLPRYLPDKVYFLLTRRPFLREKSGLLIETPSQSLDLADYPKESRRDIQAYIQNCLTPQEIPPTPLEKGGNISPLLMGVRGNLKSWLSNHQINEEEFSDRLTSLSENNFMYVSQIIGAMADNFYPESFESNQLPPGLETYYQQHLHKMFPSEEGTEYSTDVLNVLIQQEQAISVDAIANIINTDEYEVEEVLESWLEFLHQEQIDGAIHYSLYHSSFRHWLGTQKIQSDY
- a CDS encoding WD40 repeat domain-containing protein; amino-acid sequence: MQTTLWGRWREMGEFADKLAAQSPAFQRAYLGSLAPSLVKSVKLEQYYETLTDFDFITAKINHPEFGVQPLIEDYDLIDHAETLNYPEYNSEKVKSLKLIQGALRLSAHILVTDKQQLASQLHGRLLNQQMPEEIQALLAQIKQEKTTPWLCPLTPSLTPPGGRLLRTLKGHSSYVNAVAVTPNGQQVISASDDKTLKVWNLATGEEQFTLNGHSHSVNAVAVTPNGQQVISASDDKTLKVWNLATGEEQFTLNGHSSYVNAVAVTPNGQQVISASDDKTLKVWNLATGKEGFFTFIRNLITRRKIFTLKGHSDWVKAVAVTPNGQQVISASYDNTLKVWNLATGEEQFTLNGHSHWVNAVAVTPNGQQVISASIDNTLKVWNLATGEEQFTLNGHSSYVNAVAVTPNGQQVISASYDNTLKVWNLATGEVIATFAGEGSIDCCAVAPDCMTIVAGDSSGRVHFLRLEGMREESRESNFICQGFH